One genomic region from Lynx canadensis isolate LIC74 chromosome E1, mLynCan4.pri.v2, whole genome shotgun sequence encodes:
- the RPL38 gene encoding 60S ribosomal protein L38, protein MPRKIEEIKDFLLTARRKDAKSVKIKKNKDNVKFKVRCSRYLYTLVITDKEKAEKLKQSLPPGLAVKELK, encoded by the exons ATG CCTCGCAAGATTGAAGAAATCAAGGACTTTCTGCTCACGGCCAGGCGAAAGGATGCCAAGT CCGTCAAGATcaagaaaaataaggataatgtGAAGTTCAAAGTCCGATGCAGCAGATACCTTTACACTTTGGTCATCACAgacaaagagaaggcagagaaactgaagcagTCCCTGCCCCCGG GTTTGGCAGTAAAGGAGCTGAAATGA